The following are encoded in a window of Fischerella sp. PCC 9605 genomic DNA:
- a CDS encoding cupin-like domain-containing protein codes for MKSSEINSSMITIPEIERRYKLSSNEFTKDYVEMGKPVIISGVIPSWNSFSQWSLKYLKQLSPSLNIYAKKFSDQGIEVCNLTMEKYIELIENYEADSLNNPSPPYCHDLPLFSLIPSLIEDAQPFPLDYLPKWYWYKWWRYCQFFLGCSNSITPLHFDCLLTNNIFFQIVGRKQFTILLPEDTKYCYRQGWRWFLVNPEKPDFNKYPEYKNARPIKFIVNPGDILYMPPGTLHHVRSLDMSISFNIDWHTRKSSLNALAASVKGMPIQNSYYNFLITMGLVFKIPSPIIFKFYKSYLNYVS; via the coding sequence ATGAAAAGTAGTGAAATTAATTCAAGTATGATAACTATACCTGAAATAGAAAGAAGATATAAACTTTCAAGTAATGAATTTACCAAAGATTATGTTGAAATGGGAAAACCAGTCATAATCTCCGGAGTTATTCCTAGCTGGAATAGCTTTAGTCAATGGTCTTTAAAATACTTAAAACAATTATCACCTTCTCTAAATATTTATGCAAAAAAATTTAGCGATCAGGGAATTGAAGTATGTAACCTGACAATGGAAAAATATATAGAATTAATAGAAAACTATGAAGCTGATTCTCTGAATAATCCTTCACCACCATATTGCCACGACCTACCTTTATTTAGCTTAATTCCTTCACTTATAGAAGACGCTCAACCATTTCCCCTAGATTACTTGCCAAAATGGTATTGGTACAAGTGGTGGCGTTACTGTCAATTTTTCTTGGGTTGTTCTAATAGTATTACTCCACTACATTTTGATTGTCTTCTCACTAACAATATTTTTTTCCAGATAGTTGGACGCAAACAATTTACCATATTACTACCTGAAGATACTAAATATTGTTATCGTCAGGGCTGGCGATGGTTTCTTGTGAATCCCGAAAAACCGGATTTTAATAAATATCCTGAATATAAAAATGCCAGACCAATCAAATTTATTGTAAATCCTGGAGATATCTTATATATGCCTCCTGGAACGTTACATCATGTTAGAAGCTTAGATATGTCAATTTCTTTTAATATTGATTGGCACACTAGAAAAAGCTCCTTGAATGCTCTAGCTGCTAGTGTAAAGGGTATGCCCATTCAAAATTCATACTATAACTTTTTAATAACTATGGGATTAGTATTTAAAATACCTTCGCCAATAATTTTTAAATTTTATAAATCGTATTTAAATTATGTATCTTGA
- a CDS encoding condensation domain-containing protein produces MKAENIEDIYKLTPVQEGMLFHSLYERESSLYFFHVPIGLRGNLNIEAFEEAWQKVVDRHAIWRTAFYWEDIDNPLQVVYKKVEISLNQYDWRGLERAEQEERLKSFYESDRKLYFDFSQPCLMRLTLIRLADDYYEFVWSFHHIITDGWSSAIILDECLQIYEALCEGKEVRFTSNRPFRDYIDWLQEQNIAKTENFWRQTLAGIKAPTPLSYIENKQLPFQEERYDQEKFKLSEASTKALLSFTAQNRLTLATLVNGIWSILLSRYTCRNNIVYGCTVTGRPVDLAEVDSMVGVFINTLPMNVKLNTEQQLLSWLQDLQTQLVEVRHHEYTSLTQIQGWSEVPRDLPMFETFVVVENVPDSQSVRSWKGNVEIVADKGEYFRTNYPLNLVIYPESEMIVAISYDCRRFDIATITGIITEFKILLQYIMTNPLVKIKDLSFLTPKQQQISTALEKEAALFDWGLAVIS; encoded by the coding sequence ATGAAAGCAGAAAATATAGAGGACATATATAAACTTACGCCCGTACAAGAAGGTATGCTCTTCCACTCTTTGTACGAGAGAGAATCATCATTATATTTTTTTCATGTTCCCATAGGTTTACGTGGTAATCTAAATATTGAGGCTTTTGAAGAAGCATGGCAAAAAGTTGTAGATAGACACGCAATTTGGCGTACAGCATTTTACTGGGAAGACATTGATAATCCACTACAAGTTGTCTATAAAAAAGTAGAAATTTCCTTAAATCAATATGATTGGCGTGGTCTTGAGCGAGCAGAGCAGGAAGAGCGATTGAAATCATTTTATGAGAGCGATCGCAAATTATATTTTGACTTTTCGCAACCATGCCTAATGCGTCTAACTTTAATTCGCCTTGCTGATGATTACTATGAATTTGTTTGGAGTTTTCATCATATAATTACAGACGGATGGTCTTCTGCGATAATATTGGATGAATGTCTACAAATTTACGAAGCACTTTGTGAAGGTAAAGAAGTAAGATTTACATCAAATCGACCTTTTCGAGATTATATCGACTGGTTACAAGAGCAGAATATAGCAAAAACTGAAAATTTTTGGAGACAAACATTAGCAGGAATTAAAGCACCAACTCCTCTAAGTTATATAGAAAATAAACAGTTACCATTCCAAGAAGAAAGGTACGATCAGGAGAAATTTAAGCTATCAGAAGCAAGTACAAAGGCACTATTATCTTTTACTGCACAAAATCGTCTTACTCTGGCTACATTAGTTAATGGAATCTGGTCTATTCTCCTTAGTCGTTACACTTGTCGTAACAACATAGTCTATGGCTGCACTGTCACAGGAAGACCAGTAGACTTAGCCGAAGTAGATTCAATGGTTGGTGTATTTATAAATACCTTACCAATGAATGTGAAGTTAAATACCGAGCAACAGTTGTTGTCATGGCTTCAAGATCTTCAGACTCAATTAGTAGAAGTACGTCATCATGAATACACTTCACTTACACAAATTCAAGGGTGGAGTGAAGTACCTCGAGATTTACCTATGTTTGAAACTTTTGTTGTAGTTGAGAACGTTCCAGATAGTCAATCTGTACGAAGTTGGAAAGGAAATGTAGAAATTGTTGCAGATAAAGGCGAGTATTTCAGAACCAATTACCCTTTGAATTTAGTTATATATCCAGAATCCGAAATGATAGTAGCAATTTCATATGATTGTCGTAGATTTGATATTGCTACAATTACTGGGATAATTACAGAGTTTAAAATACTCTTACAATACATAATGACTAATCCTTTGGTTAAAATTAAGGATTTATCATTTTTGACTCCAAAACAACAGCAAATATCAACAGCTTTAGAAAAAGAAGCAGCATTATTTGATTGGGGATTAGCTGTGATTAGCTAA